The proteins below are encoded in one region of Bremerella sp. P1:
- a CDS encoding transposase, which yields MSRRLPTTEVQALLAQMERCMIAVDDFGFVMLVDGKPQMVSHCSKDPDARWGRARRGYGKGYKVHAIYGSSSMPLAWDVEPLNVAETPVAVRLLPILGRGGGYLVADRGYDSNQLHDAAMEAGYQLVAEKLRPGKGLGHCRHSPGRIRCFALLEQEFGRALIRFRNQVERRFAWLGNHAGGLEPLPNWARRIHRVREWVQAKLLIHAMYMLLNLHPPPLAGE from the coding sequence ATGAGCCGACGCTTGCCAACCACGGAAGTTCAGGCACTGCTCGCTCAAATGGAACGGTGCATGATCGCGGTGGACGATTTCGGTTTTGTCATGCTCGTTGATGGCAAGCCGCAAATGGTGAGTCATTGCAGCAAGGATCCCGATGCCCGTTGGGGCCGCGCACGACGCGGCTACGGCAAGGGCTACAAGGTCCACGCGATCTACGGCTCGAGCAGCATGCCGCTGGCCTGGGATGTCGAACCGCTCAACGTGGCCGAAACGCCGGTTGCAGTTCGGCTTCTCCCGATCCTAGGGAGAGGCGGAGGCTATCTAGTGGCTGATCGTGGATACGACAGCAACCAGCTCCACGACGCGGCGATGGAAGCCGGTTATCAACTGGTGGCCGAAAAACTGCGACCAGGAAAAGGCTTGGGGCATTGCCGCCACAGCCCAGGACGAATTCGCTGTTTCGCCCTACTAGAGCAGGAGTTCGGTCGCGCCCTAATACGGTTCCGGAACCAGGTCGAACGAAGATTCGCCTGGCTTGGCAATCACGCCGGAGGCCTCGAACCACTACCCAACTGGGCTCGACGAATACACCGCGTCCGCGAGTGGGTTCAAGCCAAACTTCTGATCCATGCCATGTACATGCTCCTCAACCTTCATCCTCCACCGCTAGCTGGTGAATAA
- a CDS encoding AraC family transcriptional regulator, producing MIQPRKEVALLIETSNEYARGLLDGVVRYMEEYQRWSIFLPEQGRGAKPPKWLKQWNGDGIIARVETPEIAAALKPLKIPIVDVSAARLMPELPWVETDDRAISQMAVEHLLQRGFSNFAFCGDSTFAWSKLREKYFVEALAEHGHGCHVLDLPTGEDGKNSSPKNVQKLDRWIERLPQPIGIMACFDIRGQLLLEACRELDIDVPRQVAVIGVDNDRLLCDLCSPPLSSVIPDSRRTGFEAAKLLDQMMKKETPNELKKLIPPLGIATRRSTDVLATEDPLVGMAMQFIREHACDGINVGDVLKAVDSTRRILEYRFKQITGQTPHEAIVHQRLDKVRQLLHDTDLSIGDVADRAGFEHVEYMSATFRKKTGLSPTAYRRKVQPS from the coding sequence ATGATTCAACCTCGCAAAGAGGTCGCGCTATTGATCGAGACCTCCAATGAGTATGCCCGCGGTCTCTTGGATGGCGTTGTGAGATACATGGAAGAGTATCAGCGATGGTCGATCTTTCTGCCTGAACAAGGTCGTGGTGCGAAGCCTCCAAAATGGCTTAAACAGTGGAATGGTGACGGGATCATTGCGCGCGTCGAGACGCCTGAAATCGCGGCCGCGCTTAAGCCCTTGAAGATTCCGATCGTCGACGTCAGCGCCGCGCGGTTGATGCCGGAACTACCATGGGTCGAAACGGACGACCGTGCGATCTCGCAGATGGCGGTCGAACATCTTTTGCAGCGCGGTTTTTCGAACTTCGCGTTCTGTGGCGATAGTACCTTCGCGTGGAGCAAGCTGCGTGAAAAGTATTTCGTCGAAGCGCTCGCCGAACATGGTCACGGTTGTCATGTACTTGATCTGCCGACCGGTGAAGACGGGAAGAATTCGTCACCGAAAAACGTGCAAAAGCTCGACCGCTGGATCGAACGTTTACCGCAACCCATCGGCATCATGGCCTGCTTCGATATTCGCGGCCAGTTGCTGTTGGAAGCATGTCGAGAACTAGATATCGACGTTCCGCGACAGGTTGCCGTCATCGGCGTCGATAACGATCGACTGCTGTGCGATCTTTGCTCGCCACCACTATCAAGTGTGATCCCTGACAGCCGCCGTACTGGTTTCGAGGCCGCCAAGCTTCTTGATCAAATGATGAAGAAGGAAACGCCCAACGAATTGAAGAAGCTGATTCCACCACTGGGCATCGCCACGCGCCGCTCGACTGATGTGCTGGCGACCGAAGATCCCTTGGTTGGTATGGCGATGCAGTTCATTCGCGAGCATGCGTGCGACGGCATCAACGTGGGTGATGTCTTGAAGGCCGTCGATAGCACACGGCGAATTCTTGAGTACCGCTTCAAGCAGATCACTGGGCAGACGCCTCACGAAGCGATCGTACATCAACGACTCGACAAGGTGCGCCAACTGCTGCATGACACCGATCTGAGCATCGGTGACGTCGCCGACCGCGCCGGCTTCGAGCACGTCGAGTACATGAGCGCCACCTTCCGCAAGAAGACAGGCCTCTCGCCAACCGCCTATCGCCGCAAAGTTCAGCCAAGCTAA
- the recQ gene encoding DNA helicase RecQ produces MDSTSPATAEDLLATMHKYWGYEEFRPLQREAMESVLEDRDSVVVMPTGGGKSLCYQVPALCKPGVAVIASPLISLMKDQVDALTACGIRAACINSTVTPAERRSIAADVRSGDTKLLYLAPERLLTDRTLDFLSSVDVSFFAIDESHCISEWGHDFRPEYRMMRMLKDRFPGVGVHAYTATATERVRSDIAQQLGLVNPEMLVGSFDRPNLVYRIQRRKDRFEQIQAVVSRHANESGIVYCIRRADVESIAEQLNEVGIKALPYHAGLSDEQRQQHQEDFIQERVDVVVATVAFGMGIDKSNVRYVVHAGMPKSLESYQQESGRAGRDGLEAECVLLYSSGDLVTWKRMLGDLPDTAQQAAFHSLEALDHFCIGTECRHRMLVSYFGQDLEEAECEACDVCLGTVDLVEDGLVLGQKILSCIVRTGERFGADHNAKVLCGSRDKRVLELGHDELSTYGLLQDQSIRSVRTWIEQLAGQRFLVKTGEFNVLKITESGRELLRGEVTPKLTKPDGGPDDKPKRKRKGDDWEGVDRGLFESLRTLRRDKAEEAGIPAYIVFGDSSLRDMARQRPSTIESFRLIKGVGDKKCQDYGEVFTQHIAAYCQDESLEVDAMETQVIAAPRREAPKNQSPKLADAFALFAKGKTVDEVAAIIERANSTVQGYLEQFIKEQKVDDPTAWVTGETARRIEAAIEECGPRALRPVYEHLGEEVTYEEIRIVVACLQNRESP; encoded by the coding sequence ATGGATTCAACGTCGCCAGCCACTGCCGAAGATCTGCTGGCGACCATGCATAAGTACTGGGGCTACGAGGAGTTCCGTCCCCTTCAGCGCGAGGCGATGGAGTCGGTCCTGGAAGATCGCGACTCGGTTGTGGTCATGCCTACCGGCGGCGGTAAGTCGCTCTGTTACCAGGTACCGGCCCTCTGTAAGCCTGGCGTCGCGGTCATTGCGTCTCCGCTGATTTCGTTGATGAAAGACCAGGTCGATGCCCTCACCGCGTGTGGCATTCGCGCGGCCTGCATTAACAGCACCGTCACGCCGGCCGAGCGGCGGTCGATCGCGGCCGACGTTCGCAGTGGTGATACGAAGCTGTTGTACCTGGCACCCGAACGACTGCTGACCGATCGCACGCTCGACTTTTTGAGCAGCGTCGACGTGTCGTTCTTTGCTATCGACGAGTCGCACTGCATCAGCGAATGGGGACACGACTTCCGGCCTGAGTACCGCATGATGCGAATGCTGAAAGATCGCTTCCCAGGCGTTGGCGTTCACGCCTACACCGCCACCGCCACCGAACGCGTCCGTAGTGATATCGCTCAGCAGTTGGGCCTGGTCAATCCCGAGATGTTAGTCGGTTCGTTTGATCGCCCTAACCTCGTCTATCGCATTCAGCGCCGCAAAGATCGCTTCGAGCAGATTCAAGCAGTCGTTTCTCGACATGCCAACGAGTCTGGCATCGTCTACTGCATTCGTCGGGCCGATGTCGAATCGATTGCCGAGCAGTTGAACGAAGTCGGGATCAAGGCCTTGCCGTATCACGCCGGCCTCAGCGATGAACAACGCCAACAGCATCAAGAAGACTTCATTCAGGAACGCGTCGACGTCGTGGTCGCGACCGTTGCGTTCGGGATGGGCATCGACAAGTCGAACGTTCGGTACGTGGTGCATGCCGGCATGCCGAAGTCCTTGGAAAGCTACCAGCAGGAAAGTGGTCGAGCCGGTCGTGATGGGTTAGAGGCCGAATGCGTTCTGCTCTATTCCAGCGGCGACCTGGTGACCTGGAAGCGAATGCTGGGCGACCTGCCGGATACGGCCCAACAAGCCGCGTTCCATTCGCTCGAAGCGCTCGATCATTTCTGCATTGGCACCGAGTGTCGCCATCGGATGCTCGTCAGCTACTTCGGCCAGGACTTGGAAGAAGCGGAGTGCGAAGCGTGCGACGTCTGTTTGGGCACGGTCGACCTGGTGGAAGATGGTTTGGTGCTAGGGCAGAAGATTCTCTCGTGCATTGTCCGCACTGGCGAACGCTTCGGAGCCGATCACAACGCCAAGGTTTTGTGTGGTTCGCGCGACAAACGCGTCCTGGAACTGGGGCACGACGAGCTGAGCACCTATGGTTTGCTGCAAGATCAAAGCATTCGCTCGGTACGAACCTGGATCGAACAACTCGCCGGCCAGCGGTTTCTGGTGAAGACCGGCGAATTCAACGTACTGAAGATCACCGAGAGCGGTCGCGAGCTTCTCCGCGGCGAAGTCACGCCCAAGCTGACCAAGCCTGACGGCGGACCCGATGACAAGCCGAAGCGCAAGCGGAAGGGAGACGACTGGGAAGGAGTCGACCGAGGCCTGTTCGAGTCGCTGCGAACGCTTCGCCGAGACAAGGCCGAAGAGGCAGGCATCCCGGCGTATATCGTCTTCGGCGATAGTTCGCTGCGTGACATGGCTCGGCAGCGTCCTTCCACGATTGAAAGCTTCCGCCTGATCAAAGGGGTGGGGGATAAGAAGTGCCAAGACTACGGCGAGGTCTTCACCCAGCACATCGCGGCGTATTGCCAAGACGAAAGCCTGGAAGTCGACGCGATGGAGACGCAGGTCATCGCCGCACCCCGCCGCGAAGCACCGAAAAACCAATCGCCCAAACTGGCCGACGCGTTCGCACTGTTCGCGAAGGGGAAGACCGTCGACGAAGTGGCCGCGATTATCGAGCGAGCCAACTCCACCGTCCAAGGCTATCTCGAACAGTTCATCAAAGAGCAAAAGGTGGACGACCCCACAGCCTGGGTCACCGGAGAAACGGCCCGCCGCATTGAGGCCGCCATCGAAGAGTGCGGGCCGCGAGCCTTACGTCCGGTATACGAACACCTGGGCGAAGAGGTGACCTACGAAGAGATCCGCATCGTCGTCGCCTGCCTGCAAAACCGCGAATCGCCGTAG